Proteins from a single region of Candidatus Cloacimonadota bacterium:
- a CDS encoding T9SS type A sorting domain-containing protein encodes MSYKKLSLKAAIILMAAIMLPWQTLEAREQMRISRVGISQAIPYSYDVVGMVGDSLALFDFEVTNSSVTIKRGFVTPDAVVTPLQTIHTFTAPPDWETINGYPLYRTFKDGKLYSAFIAGDHSLVLITGEQGTSQHVFNHPGINMDFQPAYLIVNDLFGWCAHFNYPGGGPVKIYRIDLTTDTLQLFHEHPTTHYSGYSFYELADGYFLMTTYGFNDLPDLLVQGSQIVHSYPDGWWPYMDFYLMSSTAPVTDQLSYIGISDGLDRNQSWFMLAWVEDNDLITAGIPNSNPNPYSYGYIGSFVPYSSLSFSSVYGIGTSYPPDQRELNTFKNWQLNSGILEDIGGFPNLSAYPGAQSLFRLDDRFAVAISQVDQGPHSFCLIDYIDQTVRAYSYQVCYFGYTLHSDDHFYLIGYDGRVHCFALEMGSPNSDEQIPPANLELSAYPNPFRGSCSIEINCAKAGPAKLSVYNLRGQLVQTLHQELLTSGSHSIQWDASAHPSGVYFLRLEQGKEIITRKVLRLN; translated from the coding sequence ATGAGCTACAAAAAATTGTCTCTAAAGGCTGCTATCATCTTGATGGCCGCTATCATGCTGCCCTGGCAGACACTGGAGGCCAGAGAGCAGATGCGCATCAGCCGGGTGGGGATCAGCCAGGCTATTCCCTACAGCTATGACGTGGTGGGTATGGTGGGAGATTCCCTGGCCCTCTTCGATTTTGAGGTCACCAACTCCAGCGTGACCATCAAGCGGGGTTTCGTGACTCCCGATGCCGTCGTGACGCCGCTGCAGACCATCCATACATTTACAGCCCCTCCGGATTGGGAGACCATCAACGGCTATCCCCTCTACCGCACATTCAAAGATGGCAAGCTCTACAGCGCTTTTATTGCCGGAGACCACAGCCTGGTCTTGATCACCGGGGAGCAGGGGACCAGCCAGCACGTCTTCAACCACCCAGGCATCAATATGGACTTTCAGCCGGCTTATCTGATCGTGAACGACCTCTTTGGCTGGTGCGCCCATTTCAACTATCCTGGGGGAGGCCCGGTCAAAATCTACCGGATTGATCTCACTACGGACACCCTCCAGCTCTTCCACGAACACCCGACAACCCATTACAGCGGTTACAGCTTTTACGAACTGGCGGATGGCTATTTCCTGATGACCACCTACGGCTTCAATGACCTTCCGGACCTCCTGGTGCAGGGCAGCCAGATCGTCCACAGCTATCCCGATGGCTGGTGGCCTTATATGGATTTCTATCTGATGTCCTCCACCGCGCCGGTCACAGACCAACTCAGCTATATCGGCATTTCAGACGGGCTGGACCGCAACCAGAGCTGGTTTATGCTGGCCTGGGTGGAGGATAACGACCTGATCACCGCCGGCATCCCCAATTCCAACCCCAATCCCTACAGCTATGGATACATCGGCAGCTTTGTGCCCTATTCGTCCCTCAGTTTCAGCAGCGTGTATGGTATTGGGACCTCCTACCCGCCCGATCAAAGGGAACTCAACACCTTCAAAAACTGGCAGCTAAACAGTGGCATCCTGGAAGACATCGGCGGTTTTCCGAATCTGAGCGCCTACCCCGGGGCCCAGAGTCTGTTTCGTCTCGATGATCGCTTCGCGGTGGCCATCAGCCAGGTGGATCAAGGCCCCCACAGCTTTTGCCTCATAGATTACATTGATCAGACCGTGCGTGCCTACAGCTATCAGGTGTGCTACTTTGGCTATACTCTGCACTCGGACGACCACTTTTACCTGATCGGCTACGATGGCCGCGTCCACTGCTTCGCCCTCGAAATGGGCTCTCCCAATTCCGATGAGCAGATTCCTCCGGCCAACCTGGAACTGAGCGCTTATCCCAATCCCTTCCGGGGATCATGCTCCATTGAGATCAATTGTGCCAAAGCCGGCCCTGCCAAGCTGAGCGTCTATAACCTCAGAGGTCAGCTTGTGCAAACCCTGCATCAGGAGTTGCTGACATCAGGTTCTCACTCCATTCAGTGGGATGCATCTGCACACCCCTCCGGAGTATATTTTCTGAGGCTGGAACAGGGTAAGGAGATCATCACCAGGAAGGTGTTACGGCTAAATTGA